A DNA window from Drosophila biarmipes strain raj3 chromosome 2R, RU_DBia_V1.1, whole genome shotgun sequence contains the following coding sequences:
- the LOC108026576 gene encoding polyserase-2 isoform X2, whose protein sequence is MRKQERGFVLTAAHCIIGQKTLQVKLGAFNMKHATAVYNVIKAITHRSYRHNSDYQNDIGLLKLSSSAVYSPYIHPICIILNKDFKTQVVTIPAFKAYGWGRTEHSNQSDILQTIIINREDPAECYKSLVFTLTPNQICGRVSFGDTCDGDSGGPLINNVTISGIGDRAVQLGIVSFGSRGCNGIGVYTDVTSYVDWIEARIKGSLAEDESQAKIPLGPAPGNDGLLYRDCGGATIASNLLANINGPYFTAQGVLITDQFVITNSKGLPANPVFIEVIVMGMLKTYDSYRVANIFKPAQANNDIALIQLSRQVTRTDGLNPVCMLANPNLQQIAEYSPYTVFDYVNTYAGLRTFAFSVFSLSPDVCTYRIQRRIEANELCIETPRGISQRYGKRGDILMKKLVYMGKESFVLFGILSYSYNGVYVYTNVMAQTGFIANTVMGQTVTKRNGYP, encoded by the exons ATGCGGAAACAGGAACGGG gttttgttttgactgctGCACACTGCATAATTGGCCAAAAAACCCT acAGGTGAAGTTGGGAGCATTCAACATGAAGCACGCTACGGCCGTTTACAATGTCATTAAAGCAATAACGCACAGATCATACAGGCATAATTCAGATTATCAAAATGATATTGGCTTGCTTAAACTATCGAGCAGCGCCGTATATAGCC CCTATATTCACCCGATTTGCATTATTTTGAATAAGGATTTTAAGACCCAAGTAGTTACAATTCCGGCGTTTAAGGCCTATGGTTGGGGACGAACGGAACACAGCAATCAAAGCGACATACTTCAAACCATCATAATTAACCGGGAAGATCCTGCAGAGTGCTATAAATCCTTGGTATTCACCCTCACTCCGAATCAGATATGTGGTAGGGTTTCCTTCGGAGACACCTGCGATGGCGATTCCGGTGGTCCATTGATCAACAACGTCACTATATCAGGAATCGGCGATCGAGCAGTCCAGCTAGGAATCGTGAGCTTTGGCTCACGAGGTTGCAATGGAATTGGTGTATACACCGATGTGACAAGCTATGTGGATTGGATTGAGGCTAGAATAAAAGGATCGTTAGCCGAGGATGAGTCACAAGCCAAAATACCTCTTGGGCCTGCCCCGGGGAACGATGGGTTGCTTTACAGAGACTGCGGTGGGGCAACCATTGCTTCAAATCTACTGGCAAACATTAATGGACCTTACTTCACGGCCCAGGGCGTGCTGATCACTGACC aattCGTCATAACAAATTCAAAAGGTCTGCCAGCAAATCCAGTGTTCAT AGAAGTGATTGTGATGGGAATGCTAAAAACATATGATTCATACAGAGTTGCCAATATCTTTAAGCCAGCACAGGCCAACAACGATATAGCTTTGATTCAACTTAGTCGACAGGTGACGCGCACTG ATGGATTGAACCCAGTCTGCATGCTTGCGAACCCTAACCTCCAGCAGATCGCCGAATATAGCCCCTATACAGTATTTGACTATGTAAATACCTACGCAGGCTTACGAACTTTTGCATTTAGTGTTTTTTCTTTGAGCCCCGACGTTTGTACTTATAGAATCCAAAGAAGAATCGAAGCGAATGAACTTTGTATAGAAACTCCCCGCGGAATAAGTCAGAGATACGGAAAACGCGGCGACATATTAATGAAAAAGTTAGTGTATATGGGAAAGGAATCGTTCGTTTTGTTCGGAATTCTGAGTTATAGCTACAACGGTGTGTACGTTTATACAAATGTTATGGCCCAAACTGGGTTTATCGCGAACACGGTTATGGGCCAAACGGTTACGAAACGAAACGGTTACCCCTAG
- the LOC108026801 gene encoding glycine-rich protein GRP33 translates to MAENGLRVPGSSAVAPSVASTAAGAGGGSGAAAVAGAGVVATGGSGGTSNGEHENEHNANADSEKAQPAPAVQKYMQELMTERSRMENHFPLALKLIDEALERVQLNGRIPTRDQYADVYQQRTIKLSQKVHVPIKDKKFNYVGKLLGPKGNSLRRLQEETQCKIVILGRFSMKDRAREEELRNSADAKYAHLNLPLHVEVSTIAPPAEAYARVAYALAEIRRYLTPDKHDDIRQEQYRELMEDPEAAKKLTLRQLQQQSNAAASGGGGGGGGGAGSGGGGNGNGGAAGSGNNNGTGNQRSGGNYRQKFQQQSHYRHNEETVYFRSHNNAYHQPKPYVPAAQRGNAMHTALPPQAIVRASPPGMVVSAASFNGRNAGLGNAGGGGIMANSIVATTGGGIGGAVPPNMRYRPAAPYQFVKK, encoded by the exons ATGGCGGAGAACGGACTGCGTGTGCCAGGGTCATCGGCGGTGGCCCCCTCGGTGGCTTCCACGGCGGCAGGAGCCGGCGGAGGGTCGGGAGCCGCCGCAGTGGCCGGAGCGGGAGTGGTGGCTACCGGTGGCAGCGGGGGAACGAGCAACGGGGAGCACGAGAACGAACACAACGCCAATGCGGACAGCGAGAAGGCCCAGCCGGCGCCGGCGGTCCAGAAGTACATGCAGGAGCTCATGACGGAGCGGTCGCGCATGGAGAATCACTTCCCCCTCGCGCTGAAGTTGATCGACGAAG CCTTGGAGCGTGTGCAGCTGAACGGACGCATCCCGACGAGAGACCAGTACGCCGACGTCTACCAGCAGCGCACCATCAAGCTCTCCCAGAAGGTGCACGTGCCCATCAAGGACAAAAAGTTCAACTATGTGGGAAAGCTGCTGGGCCCCAAGGGTAACTCGCTGCGCCGCCTGCAGGAGGAGACGCAGTGCAAGATCGTCATACTTGGCCGCTTCTCCATGAAGGATCGAGCCCGCGAGGAGGAGCTGCGCAACTCCGCGGACGCCAAATACGCCCACCTGAATCTTCCGCTGCACGTTGAGGTGTCCACCATTGCTCCGCCCGCCGAGGCGTACGCCCGTGTGGCTTACGCCCTGGCCGAGATTCGGCGGTATCTTACGCCGGACAAGCACGATGACATCCGCCAGGAGCAGTACCGCGAGCTCATGGAGGATCCGGAAGCGGCCAAGAAGCTGACGCTtcggcagctgcagcagcagtcgAATGCTGCGGccagtggtggtggtggaggcggtggcggcggcgccGGCAGTGGTGGAGGAGGTAACGGAAATGGCGGAGCAGCTGGAtccggcaacaacaatggcaccGGCAACCAGCGCTCCGGCGGCAACTACAG ACAAAAGTTTCAGCAACAATCACACTATCGCCACAACGAGGAGACTGTCTATTTTCGCTCACACAACAATGCTTACCACCAGCCAAAACCCTATGTGCCAG CCGCCCAGCGGGGCAATGCCATGCACACCGCCCTGCCCCCGCAGGCGATTGTGCGAGCCTCACCACCCGGAATGGTCGTCAGTGCGGCCAGCTTCAATGGTCGGAATGCTGGGCTGGGCAATGCCGGCGGTGGCGGGATCATGGCCAATAGCATCGTGGCCACCACTGGCGGTGGCATCGGCGGGGCTGTGCCGCCCAACATGCGCTACCGTCCCGCTGCCCCCTATCAGTTTGTCAAGAAATAA
- the LOC108026576 gene encoding clotting factor G beta subunit isoform X3 has product MYRRTSSEMKTYFAWISLLTLCLIGLGAAQLLEEPCGNRNGVFKILHGANASQDEAPWMAAVVNGRDFLCGGTLIHKRFVLTAAHCIIGQKTLQVKLGAFNMKHATAVYNVIKAITHRSYRHNSDYQNDIGLLKLSSSAVYSPYIHPICIILNKDFKTQVVTIPAFKAYGWGRTEHSNQSDILQTIIINREDPAECYKSLVFTLTPNQICGRVSFGDTCDGDSGGPLINNVTISGIGDRAVQLGIVSFGSRGCNGIGVYTDVTSYVDWIEARIKGSLAEDESQAKIPLGPAPGNDGLLYRDCGGATIASNLLANINGPYFTAQGVLITDPVPNQNDRKLTSGCQSFLYPCNHTTSLHTGIRHNKFKRSASKSSVH; this is encoded by the exons ATG TACCGTCGTACATCGAGCGAAATGAAGACGTATTTTGCTTGGATTTCTTTACTGACTTTGTGCCTTATCGGACTGGGTGCTGCCCAGCTTTTAGAGGAACCATGCGGAAACAGGAACGGGGTATTCAAAATCCTTCATGGAGCTAATGCCAGCCAGGATGAAGCTCCCTGGATGGCTGCCGTCGTTAACGGCAGAGATTTTCTTTGTGGTGGCACGCTGATTCACAAAC gttttgttttgactgctGCACACTGCATAATTGGCCAAAAAACCCT acAGGTGAAGTTGGGAGCATTCAACATGAAGCACGCTACGGCCGTTTACAATGTCATTAAAGCAATAACGCACAGATCATACAGGCATAATTCAGATTATCAAAATGATATTGGCTTGCTTAAACTATCGAGCAGCGCCGTATATAGCC CCTATATTCACCCGATTTGCATTATTTTGAATAAGGATTTTAAGACCCAAGTAGTTACAATTCCGGCGTTTAAGGCCTATGGTTGGGGACGAACGGAACACAGCAATCAAAGCGACATACTTCAAACCATCATAATTAACCGGGAAGATCCTGCAGAGTGCTATAAATCCTTGGTATTCACCCTCACTCCGAATCAGATATGTGGTAGGGTTTCCTTCGGAGACACCTGCGATGGCGATTCCGGTGGTCCATTGATCAACAACGTCACTATATCAGGAATCGGCGATCGAGCAGTCCAGCTAGGAATCGTGAGCTTTGGCTCACGAGGTTGCAATGGAATTGGTGTATACACCGATGTGACAAGCTATGTGGATTGGATTGAGGCTAGAATAAAAGGATCGTTAGCCGAGGATGAGTCACAAGCCAAAATACCTCTTGGGCCTGCCCCGGGGAACGATGGGTTGCTTTACAGAGACTGCGGTGGGGCAACCATTGCTTCAAATCTACTGGCAAACATTAATGGACCTTACTTCACGGCCCAGGGCGTGCTGATCACTGACC CTGTTCCTAACCAAAACGATAGAAAGCTCACTTCGGGATGCCAAAGttttttatatccttgcaaTCATACAACATCATTGCATACAGG aattCGTCATAACAAATTCAAAAGGTCTGCCAGCAAATCCAGTGTTCAT TGA
- the LOC108026576 gene encoding polyserase-2 isoform X1, whose protein sequence is MYRRTSSEMKTYFAWISLLTLCLIGLGAAQLLEEPCGNRNGVFKILHGANASQDEAPWMAAVVNGRDFLCGGTLIHKRFVLTAAHCIIGQKTLQVKLGAFNMKHATAVYNVIKAITHRSYRHNSDYQNDIGLLKLSSSAVYSPYIHPICIILNKDFKTQVVTIPAFKAYGWGRTEHSNQSDILQTIIINREDPAECYKSLVFTLTPNQICGRVSFGDTCDGDSGGPLINNVTISGIGDRAVQLGIVSFGSRGCNGIGVYTDVTSYVDWIEARIKGSLAEDESQAKIPLGPAPGNDGLLYRDCGGATIASNLLANINGPYFTAQGVLITDQFVITNSKGLPANPVFIEVIVMGMLKTYDSYRVANIFKPAQANNDIALIQLSRQVTRTDGLNPVCMLANPNLQQIAEYSPYTVFDYVNTYAGLRTFAFSVFSLSPDVCTYRIQRRIEANELCIETPRGISQRYGKRGDILMKKLVYMGKESFVLFGILSYSYNGVYVYTNVMAQTGFIANTVMGQTVTKRNGYP, encoded by the exons ATG TACCGTCGTACATCGAGCGAAATGAAGACGTATTTTGCTTGGATTTCTTTACTGACTTTGTGCCTTATCGGACTGGGTGCTGCCCAGCTTTTAGAGGAACCATGCGGAAACAGGAACGGGGTATTCAAAATCCTTCATGGAGCTAATGCCAGCCAGGATGAAGCTCCCTGGATGGCTGCCGTCGTTAACGGCAGAGATTTTCTTTGTGGTGGCACGCTGATTCACAAAC gttttgttttgactgctGCACACTGCATAATTGGCCAAAAAACCCT acAGGTGAAGTTGGGAGCATTCAACATGAAGCACGCTACGGCCGTTTACAATGTCATTAAAGCAATAACGCACAGATCATACAGGCATAATTCAGATTATCAAAATGATATTGGCTTGCTTAAACTATCGAGCAGCGCCGTATATAGCC CCTATATTCACCCGATTTGCATTATTTTGAATAAGGATTTTAAGACCCAAGTAGTTACAATTCCGGCGTTTAAGGCCTATGGTTGGGGACGAACGGAACACAGCAATCAAAGCGACATACTTCAAACCATCATAATTAACCGGGAAGATCCTGCAGAGTGCTATAAATCCTTGGTATTCACCCTCACTCCGAATCAGATATGTGGTAGGGTTTCCTTCGGAGACACCTGCGATGGCGATTCCGGTGGTCCATTGATCAACAACGTCACTATATCAGGAATCGGCGATCGAGCAGTCCAGCTAGGAATCGTGAGCTTTGGCTCACGAGGTTGCAATGGAATTGGTGTATACACCGATGTGACAAGCTATGTGGATTGGATTGAGGCTAGAATAAAAGGATCGTTAGCCGAGGATGAGTCACAAGCCAAAATACCTCTTGGGCCTGCCCCGGGGAACGATGGGTTGCTTTACAGAGACTGCGGTGGGGCAACCATTGCTTCAAATCTACTGGCAAACATTAATGGACCTTACTTCACGGCCCAGGGCGTGCTGATCACTGACC aattCGTCATAACAAATTCAAAAGGTCTGCCAGCAAATCCAGTGTTCAT AGAAGTGATTGTGATGGGAATGCTAAAAACATATGATTCATACAGAGTTGCCAATATCTTTAAGCCAGCACAGGCCAACAACGATATAGCTTTGATTCAACTTAGTCGACAGGTGACGCGCACTG ATGGATTGAACCCAGTCTGCATGCTTGCGAACCCTAACCTCCAGCAGATCGCCGAATATAGCCCCTATACAGTATTTGACTATGTAAATACCTACGCAGGCTTACGAACTTTTGCATTTAGTGTTTTTTCTTTGAGCCCCGACGTTTGTACTTATAGAATCCAAAGAAGAATCGAAGCGAATGAACTTTGTATAGAAACTCCCCGCGGAATAAGTCAGAGATACGGAAAACGCGGCGACATATTAATGAAAAAGTTAGTGTATATGGGAAAGGAATCGTTCGTTTTGTTCGGAATTCTGAGTTATAGCTACAACGGTGTGTACGTTTATACAAATGTTATGGCCCAAACTGGGTTTATCGCGAACACGGTTATGGGCCAAACGGTTACGAAACGAAACGGTTACCCCTAG